In the genome of Streptomyces globosus, one region contains:
- a CDS encoding AraC family transcriptional regulator encodes MTAPPHRNTTSSGLARVYVAAARLLHVPPKGYVGLLGLAPEHLNDDLCRTPTSTVVRLAELATARAPWTMLSLALAKESRFGALGAWDYLVPSAPTPLEGLRDASACFASVGDPSTDALGISEDGRQITVGHVNQADVAYEAGNAISAYALGVYLQRLSSAVQRDLVPLRVTLAAETPRRHDSLIELFGTRAIEFEAPVSSLTFLASDLESANPAAQPGLSAVLKRHAEQTLAASVPLYDWLDLFRAALASAYEESTPTLAAVARRMAAGTRTVQRRLEEHGTTWNGELDSLRRSHVTRLLRGTGLGVDRVAARTGYADARTLRRAVKRWYGTTPAALRRGPLPRARQP; translated from the coding sequence GTGACCGCACCGCCCCACCGCAACACCACCTCTTCCGGCCTGGCCCGCGTCTACGTGGCAGCCGCTCGGCTGCTCCACGTGCCGCCAAAGGGCTACGTGGGGCTGCTCGGGCTGGCGCCGGAGCACCTGAACGACGACCTGTGCCGCACCCCCACGAGCACGGTGGTCCGCCTGGCGGAGCTGGCGACCGCGCGCGCCCCCTGGACGATGCTCTCGCTCGCCCTGGCCAAGGAGTCCCGATTCGGTGCGCTCGGCGCCTGGGACTACCTGGTTCCCTCCGCGCCGACCCCCCTCGAAGGCCTCCGGGACGCCTCCGCCTGCTTCGCCTCGGTGGGCGACCCCTCCACCGACGCCCTCGGCATCAGCGAGGACGGCCGGCAGATCACCGTCGGCCACGTCAACCAGGCCGATGTCGCCTACGAGGCGGGCAACGCCATCAGCGCCTACGCCCTCGGCGTGTACCTGCAGCGCCTGAGCAGCGCCGTTCAGCGCGACCTGGTCCCGCTGCGGGTCACGCTCGCCGCCGAAACGCCCCGGCGGCACGACTCCCTGATCGAGCTGTTCGGAACCCGCGCCATCGAGTTCGAGGCCCCTGTCAGCTCCCTCACCTTTCTGGCCTCCGACCTGGAGAGTGCCAACCCTGCCGCCCAACCGGGGCTGTCCGCGGTGCTGAAGCGGCACGCCGAGCAGACGCTCGCCGCCTCGGTCCCGCTGTACGACTGGCTCGACCTGTTCCGCGCCGCTCTGGCCTCCGCCTACGAGGAGTCCACCCCCACACTGGCGGCGGTCGCCCGGCGCATGGCCGCCGGCACCCGCACGGTCCAGCGGCGGCTCGAGGAGCACGGCACCACCTGGAACGGTGAACTCGACTCCCTGCGGCGGAGCCACGTCACCCGGCTGCTCCGCGGCACCGGCCTCGGCGTCGACAGGGTAGCCGCCCGCACCGGCTACGCCGACGCGCGGACGCTGCGCCGCGCAGTGAAGCGCTGGTACGGGACCACCCCCGCCGCGCTGCGCCGCGGACCGCTTCCGCGCGCCCGGCAGCCGTGA
- a CDS encoding MerR family transcriptional regulator, whose translation MLIGDVARRSGVSARMLRHYESLGLVRPEVRTASGYREYSDADIRRIFHIESLRSLGLSLRDVGRALDDPGFAPAGLVEDLIGRTRERIAAETELLTRLSRIGAAAPADWEDVLQTTALLQALASHSAGARQRAALAAAAEAPVPVEALVEAALGEADPHVAGALRWALAQAGGDGPALLGEGLRSAEPEVRGRAVRALAEIPGAEATALLEEALAGPDTDVRCRAALALGARGVPGAVPVLVAMVVEDRSDADAADALAALAGGPASADRIAAALADRLGDPATPAPARRRLTQALADVPGAAAARTLADLCRDADRVVASTAAYVLGLRDAGR comes from the coding sequence GTGCTGATCGGCGACGTCGCGCGGCGCTCCGGGGTGAGCGCCCGCATGCTCCGGCACTACGAATCGCTCGGCCTGGTCCGCCCGGAGGTGCGGACCGCCTCCGGCTACCGGGAGTACTCCGACGCGGACATCCGGCGCATCTTCCACATCGAGAGCCTGCGCTCCCTCGGGCTGTCGCTGCGCGACGTCGGCCGCGCGCTCGACGACCCCGGCTTCGCCCCCGCCGGGCTCGTCGAGGACCTCATCGGCCGGACCCGGGAGCGCATCGCGGCGGAGACGGAGCTCCTGACGCGGCTGAGCCGGATCGGCGCCGCGGCGCCCGCCGACTGGGAGGACGTCCTGCAGACCACCGCCCTGCTCCAGGCGCTGGCGTCGCACAGCGCGGGGGCCCGGCAGCGTGCGGCCCTCGCCGCGGCCGCGGAGGCCCCCGTACCGGTGGAGGCACTGGTGGAGGCCGCGCTCGGCGAGGCGGACCCGCACGTCGCCGGAGCGCTCCGGTGGGCCCTGGCGCAGGCGGGCGGGGACGGTCCGGCGCTGCTCGGGGAGGGCCTGCGCTCGGCGGAGCCCGAGGTGCGCGGACGGGCCGTCCGGGCCCTCGCCGAGATCCCGGGCGCCGAGGCGACCGCCCTGCTGGAGGAGGCCCTCGCAGGCCCCGACACCGACGTCCGCTGCCGCGCGGCCCTGGCGCTCGGGGCGCGCGGAGTGCCCGGGGCCGTTCCCGTCCTGGTCGCCATGGTCGTCGAGGACCGCAGCGACGCCGACGCGGCCGACGCACTGGCCGCCCTGGCGGGCGGTCCCGCCTCGGCGGACCGCATCGCCGCCGCCCTGGCCGACCGCCTCGGCGATCCCGCCACCCCGGCCCCCGCCCGCCGCCGCCTGACCCAGGCCCTCGCGGACGTCCCCGGCGCCGCGGCCGCCCGCACCCTCGCGGACCTCTGCCGCGACGCCGACCGGGTCGTCGCCTCAACGGCGGCGTACGTGCTCGGCCTGCGCGACGCCGGCCGGTAG
- a CDS encoding GOLPH3/VPS74 family protein: MTTTATTAKDLFLTAMDRRFAPEVGQGDLSLALAGAELLDLLGARALTLDGDRVVPGAAAALGDVLLDEASAALVRQPPYEQVEDWLWRRGRDLAAAYRRALQADGGLSARRSGRLGLGAVRVEPVDSPARERAAARLEAAEPVLGALAAAIGIGIAADTEAGQAAVPAAAALEDEPVTTVLAAVMDAVMELEAVRRRRSIEEAAFANIWRAP, encoded by the coding sequence ATGACCACGACAGCGACGACGGCGAAGGACCTGTTCCTCACCGCCATGGACCGCCGGTTCGCACCGGAGGTGGGGCAGGGCGACCTGTCGCTGGCCCTCGCCGGGGCGGAACTGCTCGACCTCCTCGGCGCGAGGGCGCTCACCCTGGACGGCGACCGCGTCGTGCCGGGGGCCGCGGCGGCACTCGGCGACGTCCTGCTGGACGAGGCCTCGGCCGCGCTCGTGCGGCAGCCGCCGTACGAGCAGGTGGAGGACTGGCTGTGGCGCCGGGGCCGCGACCTCGCGGCGGCCTACCGGCGCGCCCTCCAAGCGGACGGCGGACTGTCCGCGCGGCGCAGCGGCCGCCTGGGCCTGGGCGCCGTACGGGTGGAACCGGTCGATTCCCCGGCGCGCGAGCGGGCCGCGGCCCGCCTGGAAGCGGCGGAACCGGTACTCGGCGCGCTCGCCGCCGCGATCGGCATCGGCATCGCCGCGGACACGGAGGCCGGACAGGCGGCCGTCCCCGCCGCGGCCGCTCTCGAAGACGAGCCGGTGACGACCGTACTGGCCGCGGTCATGGACGCGGTGATGGAGCTGGAGGCCGTACGCCGGCGGCGCTCCATCGAGGAAGCGGCGTTCGCGAACATCTGGCGGGCGCCCTGA
- a CDS encoding LLM class flavin-dependent oxidoreductase yields MQFGIFTVGDVTPDPTTGRVPGEHERIKAMLAIALKAEEVGLDVFATGEHHNPPFVPSSPTTMLGYIAARTENLILSTSTTLITTNDPVKIAEDFAMLQHLADGRVDLMMGRGNTGPVYPWFGKDIRDGIDLAIENYALLRRLWDEDTVTWKGKFRTPLQSFTSTPRPLDGVAPFVWHGSIRSPEIAEQAAYYGDGFFHNNIFWPASHTRQMVNLYRQRYAHYGHGTPEQAVVGLGGHVFMRRNSQDAVREFRPYFDNAPVYGHGPSLEEFASQTPLTVGSPQQVIERTLSFRDYAGDYQRQLFLMDHAGLPLKTVLEQIDMLGEEVVPVLRKEFASLRPAGVPDAPTHSARVAAARQTPKEKTQA; encoded by the coding sequence ATGCAGTTCGGGATCTTCACCGTCGGTGACGTCACGCCCGATCCGACCACCGGACGCGTGCCCGGCGAGCACGAGCGGATCAAGGCCATGCTCGCGATCGCACTGAAGGCGGAGGAGGTCGGCCTCGACGTCTTCGCCACCGGCGAGCACCACAACCCGCCGTTCGTCCCCTCCTCGCCCACGACGATGCTCGGCTACATCGCCGCGCGCACCGAGAACCTCATCCTGTCGACCTCCACCACGCTGATCACCACGAACGACCCGGTGAAGATCGCCGAGGACTTCGCGATGCTCCAGCACCTCGCGGACGGCCGCGTCGACCTCATGATGGGCCGCGGCAACACGGGCCCGGTCTACCCCTGGTTCGGCAAGGACATCCGCGACGGCATCGACCTCGCCATCGAGAACTACGCCCTCCTGCGCCGCCTCTGGGACGAGGACACCGTCACCTGGAAGGGCAAGTTCCGTACGCCCCTGCAGTCCTTCACCTCCACCCCCCGCCCGCTCGACGGCGTCGCCCCCTTCGTGTGGCACGGCTCCATCCGCTCCCCGGAGATCGCCGAGCAGGCCGCCTACTACGGCGACGGCTTCTTCCACAACAACATCTTCTGGCCGGCCTCCCACACCCGGCAGATGGTCAACCTCTACCGGCAGCGCTACGCCCACTACGGCCACGGCACCCCCGAGCAGGCCGTTGTGGGACTCGGCGGCCACGTGTTCATGCGCCGCAACTCCCAGGACGCGGTCCGCGAGTTCCGCCCGTACTTCGACAACGCCCCGGTCTACGGCCACGGCCCCTCCCTCGAGGAGTTCGCCTCCCAGACGCCCCTGACCGTCGGCTCGCCCCAGCAGGTCATCGAGCGCACCCTCTCCTTCCGGGACTACGCCGGCGACTACCAGCGCCAGCTGTTCCTGATGGACCACGCCGGACTGCCCCTGAAGACCGTCCTGGAGCAGATCGACATGCTCGGCGAGGAGGTCGTGCCCGTCCTGCGCAAGGAGTTCGCGAGCCTCCGCCCGGCCGGCGTGCCGGACGCGCCCACCCACTCGGCCCGCGTCGCCGCGGCCCGGCAGACCCCGAAGGAGAAGACGCAGGCATGA
- a CDS encoding LysR substrate-binding domain-containing protein has translation MARASTVGGRHRRRKVVLTPVGEQLRDDLHPAQRQIQQAVERALSAGRGVSGVLDVGYSGPTAADVLLRAADVFQLRNPHCQVRIHEIQLTDLYGPIRSGQVDVQVTEGPVAEPDLTAGPLLFR, from the coding sequence GTGGCCCGAGCGTCCACAGTCGGCGGGCGGCACCGTCGCCGCAAGGTCGTGCTCACCCCGGTGGGCGAGCAGCTGCGCGACGACCTGCACCCCGCCCAGCGGCAGATCCAGCAGGCGGTCGAGCGCGCTCTGTCTGCCGGGCGCGGCGTCAGCGGTGTGCTGGACGTCGGGTACTCCGGTCCGACGGCCGCCGACGTTCTGCTCCGAGCCGCGGACGTCTTCCAGCTTCGGAACCCCCACTGCCAGGTCCGGATCCACGAGATCCAGCTCACCGACCTGTACGGGCCCATCCGCAGCGGCCAGGTGGACGTCCAGGTCACCGAGGGCCCCGTCGCGGAACCGGACCTCACGGCCGGCCCGCTGCTGTTCCGGTAG
- a CDS encoding DUF4190 domain-containing protein — MSARTGEQADARTGQGRRPGGPLPYAARIREADAMAVTAFVLGLAGLLVANLVLGPTAAVLGVLALRKGTTRPGRARLGIALGVAGVVVLGCLVAADGTWSWSV, encoded by the coding sequence ATGAGCGCGCGCACCGGTGAACAGGCCGATGCCCGGACCGGGCAGGGGCGCCGGCCGGGCGGGCCCCTCCCGTACGCCGCCCGGATCCGGGAGGCAGACGCGATGGCCGTCACGGCGTTCGTCCTCGGCCTGGCGGGCCTGCTCGTGGCGAACCTGGTCCTCGGCCCCACCGCCGCCGTCCTCGGCGTGCTCGCCCTGCGCAAGGGCACCACCAGGCCTGGCCGGGCCCGCCTCGGCATCGCCCTGGGCGTGGCCGGCGTCGTGGTCCTCGGCTGCCTCGTCGCCGCGGACGGCACGTGGTCCTGGAGCGTGTGA
- a CDS encoding CE1759 family FMN reductase, with protein MKLIAVSAGLGSPSSTRLLADRLTAATLEHVDAEPEVIELRDLATEIARHLTTGFPSARLAAALDAVAAADGLIAVTPVFAASYSGLFKSFFDVIDKDALTGKPVLLGATGGTARHSLATEHALRPLFAYLRALAVPTAVYAASEDWGEEGLDRRIARAGAELARFMAPAGRAGTPDTDTAAAIAPRSLTGAITSVDPADGFEVVPFAQRLEALRVP; from the coding sequence ATGAAGCTCATCGCCGTATCGGCCGGACTGGGCTCGCCCTCCTCGACCCGGCTGCTCGCCGACCGGCTCACCGCCGCGACGCTGGAGCACGTCGACGCCGAGCCCGAGGTGATCGAACTGCGGGACCTGGCCACCGAGATCGCCCGGCACCTCACCACCGGGTTCCCGTCCGCCCGCCTGGCCGCCGCGCTCGACGCGGTGGCCGCCGCGGACGGCCTGATCGCCGTGACGCCGGTCTTCGCGGCCTCGTACAGCGGCCTGTTCAAGTCGTTCTTCGACGTCATCGACAAGGACGCCCTCACCGGGAAGCCGGTGCTCCTCGGCGCGACCGGCGGCACGGCCCGCCACTCCCTGGCCACCGAGCACGCCCTGCGCCCGCTGTTCGCGTACCTGCGGGCGCTCGCCGTGCCGACCGCCGTGTACGCGGCCTCGGAGGACTGGGGCGAGGAGGGCCTCGACCGGCGGATCGCCCGCGCGGGGGCGGAGCTGGCGCGGTTCATGGCACCGGCGGGCCGGGCCGGAACCCCCGACACGGACACCGCCGCGGCGATCGCGCCCCGGTCGCTGACGGGCGCGATCACGTCGGTGGACCCGGCGGACGGCTTCGAGGTCGTGCCGTTCGCCCAGCGTTTGGAGGCCCTGCGGGTCCCGTAG
- a CDS encoding glutamate--cysteine ligase: MRSVGVEEELLLVSPRTGEPIALAAAVLEAARKAPGGGEEVFERELKNEQVEFATRPVTQMGELAEEIARWRAEAARHAGEAGASVAALATSPLPVEPSRSPGERYRWVGEQFGLTEQEQLTCGCHVHVSVESDEEGVAVLDRIRPWLPVLTAMSANSPFWQGQDSGYGSYRSRVWNRWPSAGPVEVFGSADRYHEQVRDMLGTGVLRDAGMVYFDARLSATYPTVELRTADVCLDPSEPVLLAALARALVETASRAWRAGEPPARIGVGLLRLASWRAGKSGLDGPLVDPRTMRQAPAEAVVEALLEHVGEALEDSGDAAAARKGVAELLERGNGARVQRRLLEERGGLPEVVAECARLTAGGPGRP; encoded by the coding sequence GTGCGCAGTGTGGGCGTGGAGGAGGAGCTGCTGCTGGTGAGCCCGCGGACCGGGGAGCCGATCGCGCTCGCGGCCGCCGTGCTGGAGGCGGCGCGCAAGGCACCCGGAGGCGGCGAGGAGGTCTTCGAGCGCGAGCTCAAGAACGAGCAGGTCGAGTTCGCGACCCGGCCCGTGACGCAGATGGGCGAACTCGCCGAGGAGATCGCCCGGTGGCGGGCGGAGGCCGCACGCCACGCCGGTGAGGCCGGGGCCTCGGTTGCCGCGCTCGCCACCTCGCCCCTGCCGGTGGAGCCGTCGAGGAGCCCCGGGGAGCGCTACCGCTGGGTGGGCGAGCAGTTCGGCCTGACCGAGCAGGAGCAGCTCACCTGCGGCTGCCACGTCCACGTGTCGGTGGAGTCCGACGAGGAGGGCGTGGCCGTCCTGGACCGGATCCGCCCCTGGCTGCCCGTCCTGACGGCCATGAGCGCGAACTCCCCCTTCTGGCAGGGCCAGGACAGCGGGTACGGCAGCTACCGCAGCCGGGTGTGGAACCGGTGGCCGTCCGCAGGGCCGGTGGAGGTCTTCGGCAGCGCCGACCGCTACCACGAGCAGGTCCGGGACATGCTCGGCACGGGTGTCCTGCGGGATGCGGGGATGGTGTACTTCGACGCCCGGCTGTCGGCGACGTACCCGACGGTGGAGCTGCGCACGGCGGACGTGTGCCTGGACCCCTCCGAGCCGGTGCTGCTGGCCGCCCTGGCCCGCGCGCTGGTGGAGACCGCCTCCCGGGCCTGGCGGGCGGGCGAGCCGCCGGCCCGGATCGGTGTCGGCCTGCTGCGGCTGGCGTCGTGGCGGGCGGGCAAGTCGGGCCTGGACGGCCCGCTCGTCGACCCGCGCACCATGCGGCAGGCCCCGGCGGAGGCGGTGGTCGAGGCGCTGCTGGAGCATGTGGGCGAGGCCCTGGAGGACAGCGGGGACGCCGCGGCGGCCCGCAAGGGCGTGGCGGAGCTGCTGGAGCGGGGCAACGGGGCCCGGGTGCAGCGCCGGCTGCTGGAGGAGCGCGGCGGGCTGCCGGAGGTCGTGGCCGAGTGCGCCCGGCTGACGGCGGGCGGGCCGGGCCGGCCGTAG
- a CDS encoding DUF4190 domain-containing protein translates to MSTPPPPPQSPPPPPPYGSPQGWGAQPPPHGPAAKTNTLAVVAFVLSLLCVLPLVPMILGIVAIRQIRAGGEKGTGLAVAAIILNGITVVLAAGVLWGALSDVSPGRDSSGEVTRPGSGGTEDIRAGDCFNTPDDIRDYDASGAPAAPSVDIVPCGQPHDGEAFAVFTVGSGDAAFPGADRIRVTAEQRCGETVLAAYRGTDAALPGSLELYYYLPTESSWDDGDRKVTCFVGDPAGQRTGSIRTSGS, encoded by the coding sequence ATGTCCACTCCTCCCCCTCCCCCGCAATCCCCGCCGCCCCCGCCGCCGTACGGCAGCCCCCAGGGCTGGGGTGCGCAGCCTCCGCCGCACGGCCCGGCTGCGAAGACGAACACCCTGGCCGTCGTCGCGTTCGTGCTGTCCCTGCTGTGCGTCCTGCCGCTGGTCCCGATGATCCTGGGCATCGTCGCCATCCGCCAGATCCGCGCCGGCGGGGAGAAGGGGACCGGCCTGGCCGTGGCAGCGATCATCCTCAACGGCATCACGGTGGTCCTCGCCGCCGGCGTCCTCTGGGGCGCCCTCTCGGACGTGTCGCCCGGCAGGGACAGCAGCGGTGAGGTCACCCGGCCGGGATCCGGCGGGACGGAGGACATCCGCGCAGGCGACTGCTTCAACACCCCCGACGACATACGGGACTACGACGCGAGCGGCGCGCCCGCCGCCCCGTCCGTGGACATCGTGCCGTGCGGGCAGCCGCACGACGGGGAGGCGTTCGCGGTGTTCACCGTCGGGAGCGGGGACGCGGCGTTCCCCGGCGCCGACAGGATCCGGGTGACGGCCGAGCAGAGGTGCGGCGAGACGGTCCTCGCCGCCTACCGCGGCACCGACGCCGCCCTCCCCGGGAGCCTGGAGCTTTACTACTACCTGCCGACGGAGAGTTCGTGGGACGACGGCGACCGCAAGGTCACCTGCTTCGTCGGCGACCCCGCCGGGCAGCGCACCGGATCGATCCGCACGTCCGGCTCCTGA
- a CDS encoding HEAT repeat domain-containing protein, which translates to MATSESDTQTVRALAALAHDDPSVRLRAALAVGSAPDPGSVRPLAERCAVEPEFPVREMLTWALTRHAPSATVPLLVDAVRGGRGQARSQALHTLSKIRDRRAWPVVTPALLADPDDEVARSAWRAAVVLVPEGEEQALAVGLATQLGRGGRETQLSLSRALVALGEAMLPAVDATTRHPDPGVRTHALATERLRRDPDAGFELAIEEAKRVTALGGAGQ; encoded by the coding sequence ATGGCCACGTCGGAATCCGACACGCAGACCGTGCGCGCCCTCGCGGCGCTCGCGCACGACGACCCGTCCGTCCGACTGCGGGCGGCGCTCGCGGTCGGCTCGGCCCCCGACCCGGGCAGTGTCCGCCCGCTGGCCGAGCGGTGTGCCGTCGAGCCCGAGTTCCCCGTGCGCGAGATGCTCACCTGGGCGCTCACCCGCCACGCGCCCTCGGCGACCGTGCCCCTGCTGGTCGACGCGGTGCGGGGAGGGCGGGGACAGGCGCGGAGCCAGGCGCTGCACACCCTTTCCAAGATCCGGGACAGGAGGGCCTGGCCGGTGGTCACGCCCGCCCTGCTCGCCGACCCCGACGACGAGGTGGCCCGTAGTGCCTGGCGCGCCGCGGTGGTCCTCGTACCCGAGGGGGAGGAGCAGGCCCTGGCCGTAGGGTTGGCCACGCAGCTCGGGCGCGGCGGACGCGAGACGCAGCTGAGTCTCAGCCGGGCGCTGGTCGCGCTCGGGGAGGCGATGCTGCCGGCCGTGGACGCCACGACACGCCACCCCGACCCCGGCGTACGCACGCACGCCCTGGCCACGGAGCGGCTGCGGCGCGACCCGGACGCCGGGTTCGAGCTCGCGATCGAGGAGGCGAAACGCGTCACGGCCCTGGGCGGGGCCGGGCAGTGA
- a CDS encoding ATP-binding protein has translation MTTTPRASWRNTTHDWAGTVDLGHLEHIRRNPAVHAPGGTRHLVLEAVAYAADEAASGNGGHCRLTLHPDGSVAVADDGRGTDTRLDEHGRPVKKPVMATKDLRFFDHPAAPPLPDAHARRGMSVVAALSTWLVHTNRRRNGSWTQRYELGVPATGLRPVPDDGTTGTTVHFLPARVLREAGGPTSDDLARLTAAWPHLCVQIDDRRT, from the coding sequence ATGACGACCACCCCGCGGGCCTCCTGGCGGAACACCACCCACGACTGGGCGGGCACCGTCGACCTCGGCCACCTGGAGCACATCCGCCGGAACCCGGCCGTCCACGCCCCCGGCGGCACCCGGCACCTCGTCCTCGAAGCCGTCGCCTACGCGGCCGACGAGGCGGCATCCGGCAACGGCGGGCACTGCCGCCTCACTCTCCACCCCGACGGCTCCGTCGCCGTCGCGGATGACGGTCGCGGCACGGACACCCGCCTCGACGAGCACGGACGCCCCGTGAAGAAGCCCGTCATGGCGACCAAGGACCTCCGGTTCTTCGACCACCCCGCCGCACCGCCCCTGCCCGACGCCCACGCCCGGCGGGGCATGTCCGTCGTCGCCGCGCTCAGCACCTGGCTCGTCCACACCAACCGCCGCCGCAACGGCTCCTGGACCCAGCGGTACGAACTGGGTGTGCCGGCCACCGGCCTGCGCCCCGTCCCCGACGACGGCACGACCGGCACCACTGTCCACTTCCTCCCCGCCCGCGTGCTGCGGGAGGCGGGCGGCCCGACGTCCGACGACCTGGCCCGGCTGACGGCGGCTTGGCCGCACCTCTGCGTGCAGATCGACGACCGCCGCACCTGA